In Candidatus Nitronauta litoralis, one DNA window encodes the following:
- a CDS encoding sucrose synthase yields the protein MIEPVPPICPFDENELPILREFVAFLRHGSNNHLLRNELVLQSESFDRKKTINTTQPDLMETVLRKLQYVQELLLFESHAVFQYREGPERYIIFSLGEGDVSPVLMSGDELLECREKMAGLTPVSPEQKLEIDFSSFCSSVPLVKSDEEIGKGQGVLNKYVADKFNIDCESMQKSFLKFLTSRFLEGRSILLDGNLIKGFNQLGTSLDKALEFLKAVPKEVSLPALQSSLNQYGVLPGFGNCPSKIIENLMRLKRIFDSPSESDLETFLSSLPLVSRVAVISPHGWFGQDKVLGRPDTGGQIVYILDQVKALEAFLTRQLQAAGVDSIPKVFVLTRLIPENDGTTCNERLEKIESTRNSWILRVPFKDENGDTLPNWISRFHIWPYLERFALDGKEELISEFGGQPELVIGNYSDGNLVASLLASKMDVVQCDIAHALEKSKYLFSALYWKDMEADYKFSLQFTADLLAMNQTDVVISSTAQEIAGTDTVMGQYESYFLYTLPELYKVKNGISLRHPKFNVISPGVDETIYFPYHDQGRRLKETTQKLEKHLFEEEGTGIFGTLEAPERKPIFTMARLDKIKNLTGLVDAFGQSGELQETANLVVVTRTIREEGVTDEEEMLELSKMYDLISRHNLQGKIRWMENESRENGAEFYRIIADRGGVFVQPALFEAFGLTVLESMVSGVPTFATQFGGPMETIQNGVNGFWVNPTKSELLSGPILQFFKDCEKDPQNWKRLSEAGIQRVKEGYTWSLYSEKLVKCANLFRFWNFSEHDEKKKQINQYCNLMYHSLFKSRL from the coding sequence ATGATTGAGCCGGTTCCACCGATTTGTCCGTTTGATGAAAATGAATTGCCAATTCTCCGCGAGTTTGTGGCTTTCCTGAGGCATGGAAGCAATAATCATTTGCTTCGTAATGAATTGGTTTTGCAATCAGAATCTTTCGATAGGAAAAAGACTATAAATACAACCCAACCCGATTTGATGGAGACGGTCTTAAGGAAACTGCAGTATGTGCAGGAATTGCTGTTATTTGAAAGCCATGCGGTATTTCAATATCGGGAAGGTCCTGAGCGCTACATTATTTTTTCTCTTGGGGAGGGGGATGTGAGCCCCGTATTGATGTCCGGGGATGAATTACTGGAGTGCCGTGAAAAAATGGCCGGGTTAACACCGGTTTCGCCTGAACAAAAACTGGAAATTGATTTCAGTTCGTTTTGTTCCTCGGTTCCGTTAGTTAAATCAGACGAGGAGATCGGAAAAGGGCAGGGGGTTTTAAATAAATATGTGGCAGACAAATTCAATATTGACTGCGAATCAATGCAGAAAAGTTTCCTGAAGTTTTTGACCTCGCGATTTCTGGAAGGCCGATCAATCTTACTTGATGGAAACCTGATAAAGGGATTTAATCAGTTGGGGACTTCCCTTGATAAAGCGTTGGAGTTTCTGAAAGCGGTTCCCAAAGAAGTTTCCCTGCCTGCCTTGCAATCTTCTTTAAATCAGTATGGCGTGCTCCCGGGGTTTGGGAATTGTCCTTCTAAAATAATTGAAAACCTGATGCGGTTGAAAAGGATTTTTGATTCGCCCAGTGAATCCGATCTTGAAACTTTTCTTTCTTCTTTGCCGTTGGTTTCCCGGGTGGCGGTAATTTCGCCCCATGGATGGTTTGGTCAGGATAAAGTGCTGGGGCGACCGGATACTGGCGGCCAGATTGTTTATATCCTGGATCAAGTCAAGGCGCTTGAAGCATTTTTGACCAGGCAGCTACAGGCGGCGGGTGTTGATTCAATCCCAAAAGTTTTTGTGCTGACCCGGTTGATTCCAGAAAATGATGGCACGACATGCAACGAAAGACTTGAGAAAATAGAGAGCACTCGAAACAGCTGGATATTGAGGGTTCCATTTAAGGACGAGAATGGGGATACCTTGCCAAACTGGATTTCCCGTTTTCATATCTGGCCTTATCTGGAACGGTTCGCTCTCGATGGGAAGGAAGAGTTGATTTCCGAATTTGGTGGTCAACCGGAACTGGTTATTGGTAACTATTCGGACGGGAATCTGGTTGCCTCCTTGTTAGCATCAAAAATGGATGTGGTGCAATGCGATATTGCTCATGCTCTGGAGAAATCCAAATATCTTTTCTCAGCACTTTACTGGAAAGATATGGAAGCCGATTATAAGTTTTCTCTTCAGTTTACGGCAGATCTGTTGGCAATGAACCAGACTGATGTGGTGATCTCGAGTACGGCCCAGGAAATTGCAGGTACCGATACGGTTATGGGGCAGTATGAGTCCTATTTTCTTTATACCTTGCCCGAATTGTACAAGGTCAAAAACGGAATAAGCCTGAGGCATCCGAAATTCAACGTGATATCCCCCGGTGTCGATGAAACCATTTATTTCCCTTACCACGACCAGGGACGCCGTTTGAAGGAGACGACTCAAAAACTTGAAAAGCATTTGTTCGAGGAGGAAGGAACAGGTATTTTCGGTACCTTGGAAGCCCCGGAGCGAAAACCCATTTTCACCATGGCCCGTCTCGATAAAATCAAGAATTTGACAGGACTCGTGGATGCATTTGGGCAGAGTGGGGAATTGCAGGAAACGGCCAACCTCGTTGTCGTTACCCGAACCATTCGAGAAGAAGGAGTGACGGACGAGGAGGAGATGCTGGAACTGTCAAAAATGTATGACCTGATCAGCCGGCATAATCTGCAAGGAAAAATCCGCTGGATGGAGAATGAGTCACGTGAAAATGGCGCAGAATTTTACCGTATTATTGCTGACCGGGGTGGAGTGTTTGTGCAGCCGGCTTTATTTGAGGCTTTCGGATTGACTGTCCTGGAGTCAATGGTGAGCGGGGTACCCACCTTTGCCACCCAGTTTGGTGGGCCGATGGAGACCATTCAGAATGGTGTGAACGGATTCTGGGTCAACCCCACGAAGTCGGAATTGCTGAGTGGACCCATACTTCAATTTTTTAAAGACTGTGAGAAGGATCCTCAAAACTGGAAGCGCTTGTCCGAGGCGGGGATTCAGCGGGTCAAGGAAGGGTATACCTGGAGTCTGTATTCAGAAAAACTGGTGAAATGTGCGAATCTTTTCCGCTTCTGGAATTTTTCAGAACACGATGAAAAGAAAAAACAAATAAACCAGTACTGCAATCTTATGTATCACAGTCTATTTAAAAGTCGCCTGTGA
- a CDS encoding DnaJ domain-containing protein: protein MTEKNHYQVLGVSPTAGYLEIKKAYRSLAKKLHPDRIPDPTEADQTRFAEVAQAYKVLSNLNLRRAYDATLNPPGQQPPPPYGNFYQRHYSGYPYFHWDFVTPHLHSFFVGSNTGGIPKEERNQKLLFNYKTLIISILGALFFFKFFTSLDGVVTKKNIEERFFNNISYTLVLKTEENKTSVKRVKMELYDRVNIDDKIQKPMFSITYRINEEEIPGPSIERIFMQIALIYAFITGGLFLLEMGGRKQFPTDPESGYHGKESDNGPDKP from the coding sequence GTGACTGAAAAAAATCATTACCAAGTGCTTGGGGTAAGTCCCACCGCCGGGTATCTCGAAATAAAAAAAGCGTACCGTTCTCTTGCAAAGAAACTGCATCCAGACCGGATACCCGACCCAACGGAAGCGGACCAGACTCGTTTTGCTGAGGTGGCTCAAGCCTACAAGGTTCTGTCCAACCTGAATCTGCGCAGAGCCTACGATGCAACGCTCAATCCACCCGGGCAGCAACCACCGCCTCCCTATGGAAACTTTTATCAACGGCATTATTCCGGTTACCCCTACTTTCATTGGGATTTCGTAACGCCCCACCTGCACTCATTTTTTGTCGGCTCCAACACAGGCGGCATCCCCAAAGAAGAACGTAACCAAAAACTGCTGTTCAATTACAAAACCCTGATAATTTCCATTCTCGGCGCATTATTTTTCTTTAAATTCTTCACCAGTCTGGATGGGGTTGTGACTAAAAAAAACATTGAGGAACGGTTTTTTAACAATATTTCCTACACCCTCGTTTTAAAAACCGAAGAAAACAAAACCAGTGTCAAAAGAGTAAAAATGGAATTGTATGATCGCGTGAATATCGACGACAAAATCCAGAAACCCATGTTCTCGATAACTTACCGTATCAACGAGGAAGAAATTCCAGGACCCTCAATTGAACGTATATTCATGCAAATAGCCCTCATTTATGCCTTCATCACGGGAGGACTGTTTCTTCTCGAAATGGGTGGAAGAAAACAATTCCCAACCGATCCGGAATCCGGGTATCATGGAAAAGAATCAGATAACGGCCCTGACAAACCCTAA
- a CDS encoding zinc-ribbon domain-containing protein produces MFCPSCGSENSDQANFCTKCGNQINPDADPQVPQQYQQPQPPQHYQQPPQYGRPSMKENFTNSAVSGAGTYAGCCCMNALSNLLCDACG; encoded by the coding sequence ATGTTTTGTCCCAGTTGCGGGTCGGAAAACTCGGACCAGGCAAATTTTTGCACCAAGTGCGGAAACCAGATAAATCCGGATGCGGATCCTCAAGTACCGCAGCAATACCAACAACCGCAACCGCCACAACATTACCAACAGCCACCTCAATACGGTCGTCCCAGCATGAAAGAAAACTTCACCAATTCTGCTGTTTCCGGTGCCGGAACTTATGCGGGTTGTTGCTGTATGAACGCCCTGTCCAATTTGCTGTGTGATGCCTGCGGGTGA
- a CDS encoding glycosyltransferase, which translates to MALLTVLQFLFILYIVIYLTVNMVHLIKLEPVRGPQKRTPQVSVCVPARNEERGIEACLTSLLNQDYPNFEVIVVDDGSTDGTWRIISRLAEQYTNLVPLKAPPLKEGWYGKPHALHHAMEHAGGEVLVFTDADPVFEPFALATAVYNLETRELDLLTLMPKAEFGSFWERVVQPVVFGFIVAKTRLKKVNSTEHKDAIGFGAFIMIRRKLYEKLGGHESLRQAILEDIGLAKLAKKEGGRCLVADAKKLFSIRMYHSLEEIWIGWRKNIFLALKRSIWRTLFNVGCLLGFLVTPYFFAGYHLLAESHWLPLSLSWGGLGLVWLTGTGLCEELGIKRSNQFLFFLGGLMTAAIIINSMVFILKTGSSEWRGRSYASPIK; encoded by the coding sequence ATGGCTTTGCTCACCGTCCTTCAATTCCTGTTTATTCTTTATATAGTCATTTATCTAACAGTCAACATGGTGCATTTGATCAAGCTGGAACCGGTCAGGGGACCACAAAAAAGAACGCCTCAGGTATCGGTGTGCGTGCCGGCGCGTAACGAGGAACGGGGCATTGAAGCCTGTCTCACTTCACTGTTAAATCAGGACTATCCCAATTTTGAAGTCATTGTGGTGGATGATGGTTCGACCGATGGTACCTGGCGAATTATCAGTAGACTGGCCGAACAATATACAAACCTGGTGCCACTCAAGGCTCCTCCTCTCAAGGAAGGGTGGTATGGAAAACCGCATGCTCTGCATCATGCAATGGAGCATGCAGGTGGCGAGGTGCTGGTGTTCACCGATGCAGATCCGGTGTTCGAGCCTTTTGCGTTGGCGACAGCCGTCTATAACCTGGAAACAAGGGAACTGGACTTACTCACCTTGATGCCCAAAGCCGAGTTCGGATCATTCTGGGAAAGAGTCGTCCAGCCGGTAGTATTTGGATTTATCGTTGCCAAAACGCGTCTTAAGAAAGTGAACAGTACGGAGCACAAGGATGCGATTGGTTTCGGGGCTTTCATCATGATCCGTCGGAAACTCTACGAAAAACTGGGGGGGCATGAATCGTTGCGTCAGGCCATTCTTGAGGATATTGGATTGGCAAAACTTGCGAAGAAAGAAGGGGGACGGTGCCTGGTAGCGGATGCCAAAAAACTTTTTTCCATCCGGATGTATCATTCACTTGAGGAAATCTGGATCGGCTGGAGAAAGAATATCTTTCTGGCGTTAAAGCGATCCATTTGGCGCACGCTTTTTAATGTTGGTTGTCTGCTCGGGTTTCTGGTCACACCTTATTTTTTTGCGGGATATCATTTACTGGCAGAATCTCACTGGTTGCCGCTCAGCCTTTCCTGGGGAGGACTTGGTCTGGTGTGGCTTACCGGAACGGGGTTGTGTGAGGAATTGGGGATCAAACGTTCTAACCAGTTTCTGTTTTTTCTGGGAGGGCTGATGACGGCGGCGATAATAATCAATTCGATGGTGTTTATTTTGAAAACTGGAAGTTCTGAATGGCGCGGGCGTTCCTATGCAAGCCCAATAAAATAA
- the mazG gene encoding nucleoside triphosphate pyrophosphohydrolase: MNSSKKPEAAFSRLTSIVDTLMSEGGCPWDLVQTRESLKPYLVEETYETLEALDGNQPEKIVDEMGDLLYQILFHSKISENRGEFNITDVIENLSEKMIRRHPHVFSKKSETDTPEKVLHQWDEIKKQEKGNQNQKSVLDNVPKALPGLARAQKLQKKAAKQGFDWDQVEDVIAKLDEEVEEFKEAFRDDDTPHMTEEMGDLLFVIVNLARYKKIDAEEALRGTSNKFIKRFQHIEQEVAKRGKTLKETSLEEMERYWQEAKKL, translated from the coding sequence ATGAACTCTTCTAAAAAACCCGAAGCAGCCTTTTCCCGGTTAACATCCATCGTGGACACCCTGATGAGTGAAGGCGGATGCCCGTGGGACCTGGTACAGACCCGTGAATCACTGAAGCCTTACCTGGTAGAAGAAACCTACGAAACACTTGAAGCGCTTGACGGCAATCAACCTGAAAAAATCGTCGATGAGATGGGCGACCTCCTGTACCAGATTCTTTTTCACAGTAAAATTTCGGAAAATCGCGGTGAGTTCAACATCACAGATGTGATCGAAAATCTGTCGGAAAAAATGATCCGTCGCCACCCACACGTTTTCAGTAAAAAATCAGAGACAGACACACCGGAAAAAGTATTGCACCAGTGGGATGAGATCAAGAAACAGGAAAAAGGCAACCAGAATCAGAAATCTGTCCTCGACAATGTGCCGAAGGCCTTACCGGGCCTGGCGCGTGCCCAGAAACTGCAAAAGAAAGCCGCCAAACAGGGATTCGACTGGGACCAGGTAGAAGATGTAATCGCCAAGCTCGACGAAGAGGTCGAAGAATTTAAAGAGGCCTTCAGGGATGACGACACTCCTCATATGACTGAAGAGATGGGGGACCTGCTGTTTGTCATTGTCAATCTGGCACGTTATAAAAAGATAGATGCTGAAGAGGCTTTGCGTGGCACCAGCAACAAATTCATTAAACGTTTTCAACACATCGAACAGGAAGTGGCGAAACGTGGCAAAACTTTAAAGGAAACATCGCTCGAGGAAATGGAGCGATACTGGCAGGAAGCGAAGAAACTGTGA
- the hemW gene encoding radical SAM family heme chaperone HemW, producing the protein MNPFGLYLHIPFCIHKCGYCDFNSHPLEGQDPQAYVNAIAREIETRAESLESSTTISSIFFGGGTPTTLEADQLLFLLETCKQHYQLSSDCEITLEANPGTIKPDFLPHVKNSGFNRISIGAQSFNPDELKLLERIHSGDEIDTTVHAAREAGFGNLSLDLMFALPDQSLETWQQNLNRALDLQPDHISCYNLMIEPNTSFKNLYDSGNLVMPEETHQLELFQYTIATLKDRGFNQYEISNFAHHGYECRHNRLYWLNGEHLGLGAGASSYINGVRSRNIKSPAKYTQSIITRNSATDFKEELSPQESMGESLMLGLRLKEGVNINSFEQRYATGLTSVFGDTLTKLLEKKLITLDNGHLALTEQGLYLADSVILEFISPPSSQETV; encoded by the coding sequence ATGAATCCCTTCGGACTCTACCTCCATATCCCCTTTTGCATCCACAAATGCGGCTATTGTGATTTTAATTCACATCCGCTTGAGGGTCAGGACCCCCAAGCCTACGTCAATGCAATTGCACGGGAAATTGAAACGCGTGCAGAATCGTTGGAATCCAGCACAACCATCAGTTCCATATTCTTTGGAGGGGGCACCCCCACAACTCTGGAAGCTGATCAACTTCTCTTCTTACTCGAAACATGCAAGCAACATTACCAACTCAGCAGCGACTGCGAAATCACACTGGAAGCAAACCCCGGCACCATCAAACCGGATTTTCTACCACATGTAAAAAATTCCGGGTTCAACAGGATCAGTATCGGAGCTCAGTCTTTCAATCCAGATGAATTAAAACTCCTGGAAAGAATCCATTCCGGAGATGAAATTGACACCACAGTCCATGCAGCCCGTGAAGCTGGTTTCGGTAACCTTTCCTTGGACCTGATGTTCGCCCTGCCGGACCAATCTTTGGAAACCTGGCAGCAAAATCTCAACCGGGCACTCGATCTCCAACCGGATCACATCTCCTGTTACAACCTGATGATTGAACCCAACACGTCTTTCAAAAACCTCTACGATTCAGGCAACCTGGTGATGCCTGAGGAAACGCATCAACTGGAACTATTCCAGTACACTATTGCAACCCTGAAAGACCGTGGCTTCAATCAATACGAAATTTCAAATTTTGCCCATCATGGCTATGAGTGCCGACATAACCGCCTTTACTGGCTGAACGGAGAACATCTTGGACTTGGTGCCGGAGCTTCTTCCTATATAAACGGGGTACGCTCACGCAATATCAAGTCTCCGGCAAAATACACTCAATCCATCATCACTCGAAACTCAGCCACCGATTTTAAAGAGGAACTCTCTCCACAAGAATCGATGGGGGAAAGCCTGATGCTCGGCCTTCGTCTGAAAGAAGGAGTCAATATCAACAGCTTCGAACAGCGGTACGCAACAGGCCTCACCAGTGTATTCGGCGACACCCTGACCAAACTACTGGAAAAAAAATTAATCACTCTTGATAACGGACATCTTGCACTCACTGAGCAGGGACTGTATCTTGCCGATTCGGTTATTCTGGAATTTATTTCACCACCCTCATCCCAAGAAACAGTATGA
- a CDS encoding GTPase Era, with translation MTTEATVSDKTQAGEGTGFRSGYVSLVGKPNVGKSTLLNRLVARKLAAMSRRPQTTRNKITGVCHLEGGQIILLDTPGIHQATNALNKRMVKAAIQTFNDADRILFMVSAPDGFTPEDRFVLEALKSSSTPMTLAINKLDRVAKPELLSLMDLLQKEDTFEDIVPISALKEDGLDVLKEVLLSGLPEGPAYFPDDLVTDCPEEFLTGEIIREKIIKLTHLELPYAVAVVVESMREGIKEGVTVIDATVYAEKASQKRILIGSGGQLIKKIGTQAREELERRLGGKVVLKLFVKVKPGWRDNSKTLKELVYIHDPS, from the coding sequence ATTACAACGGAGGCAACTGTTTCGGACAAGACGCAAGCAGGAGAGGGAACCGGTTTTCGATCTGGCTATGTCAGCCTGGTGGGCAAGCCGAATGTAGGCAAATCTACATTGCTCAACAGGTTGGTGGCGAGAAAACTTGCCGCGATGTCCCGCAGACCCCAGACAACCCGCAACAAGATCACAGGTGTGTGTCACCTTGAAGGAGGACAGATAATCCTGCTGGACACTCCGGGTATTCACCAGGCGACGAACGCTCTTAACAAGCGTATGGTGAAAGCCGCCATTCAGACCTTTAATGATGCCGACCGGATTCTTTTTATGGTCAGTGCTCCGGATGGCTTTACCCCTGAAGACCGATTTGTGCTTGAAGCTTTAAAGTCATCGTCGACACCGATGACACTGGCTATTAACAAGCTGGATCGGGTTGCCAAACCGGAATTGCTCAGCCTTATGGACCTCCTCCAAAAGGAGGATACGTTTGAAGATATTGTGCCCATCTCTGCTCTAAAAGAAGATGGCCTGGATGTGTTGAAAGAGGTTTTATTGAGTGGGTTGCCGGAAGGTCCTGCTTATTTCCCCGATGATCTGGTCACCGATTGTCCGGAAGAGTTTTTGACTGGAGAAATCATTCGTGAAAAGATAATCAAATTGACCCATCTTGAACTACCGTATGCAGTTGCTGTGGTGGTGGAGTCTATGAGAGAGGGTATAAAAGAGGGTGTGACTGTAATTGATGCAACGGTTTATGCAGAAAAAGCATCTCAAAAGAGGATCTTGATTGGTTCTGGCGGACAACTGATAAAAAAAATCGGCACCCAGGCACGTGAGGAGCTGGAACGGCGACTGGGAGGGAAAGTAGTTCTCAAGCTATTTGTGAAAGTAAAGCCCGGTTGGCGTGATAATTCGAAAACTTTAAAGGAATTGGTTTATATCCATGATCCATCTTAA
- the map gene encoding type I methionyl aminopeptidase, which translates to MIHLKTDDEINEMRKSCHLAAEVLVMIEPHIKPGVTTQALNDICHDYILSHGAIPAPLNYKGFPRSICTSVNDEICHGIPSERKLRNGDIVNLDITTIVDGWHGDTNKTFFVGSPRKQAQKLYDATRESLQKAIKVVRPGAHLGDIGATIQGYVEPLGYSVVREFCGHGIGRNFHEEPQVLHFGKFGKGPVLQKGMTFTIEPMINQGAAHLKVLDDNWTAVTLDGSLSAQFEHTLCVTSDGCEVMTRLEGKTDF; encoded by the coding sequence ATGATCCATCTTAAGACAGATGATGAAATAAATGAGATGAGGAAGTCCTGCCATCTGGCAGCTGAGGTTCTCGTTATGATTGAACCTCATATCAAGCCTGGTGTGACAACACAGGCGCTCAACGATATATGCCACGATTACATCCTGTCCCATGGAGCAATTCCAGCGCCTCTTAATTACAAGGGATTCCCTCGCAGCATCTGTACATCGGTAAATGATGAAATTTGTCACGGTATTCCATCTGAAAGAAAACTGCGCAACGGAGATATTGTGAATCTCGATATCACCACGATTGTCGACGGCTGGCATGGAGATACGAACAAAACCTTTTTTGTTGGCTCACCTCGTAAACAGGCCCAAAAACTATATGATGCCACGCGCGAATCTCTTCAAAAGGCCATCAAAGTTGTCCGACCAGGAGCCCATCTTGGAGATATTGGAGCGACTATTCAAGGTTATGTTGAGCCTCTGGGTTATTCGGTAGTGAGGGAGTTCTGTGGCCACGGAATCGGACGAAACTTTCATGAAGAACCCCAGGTGCTTCATTTCGGAAAATTTGGAAAGGGTCCCGTTCTTCAAAAAGGCATGACCTTTACCATTGAGCCAATGATTAACCAGGGAGCAGCCCATTTGAAAGTATTGGATGACAACTGGACCGCGGTTACCCTGGATGGATCTCTCTCGGCTCAATTTGAGCACACGCTGTGTGTTACCAGTGATGGATGCGAAGTTATGACCCGGCTCGAAGGAAAGACTGACTTCTAA
- the bfr gene encoding bacterioferritin, translating into MKGEKKVIDALNDVLTAELTAINIYYLHYKMQEDWGYEKIAAHSKEESMGEMKHANKIIERILFLDGAPNMARYDEILVGNTVEQQLKNQLKIENNHVQRLRKHIKLCSEKSDFGTKEMLDEILVETEDSVDWLETQFVRIKDVGIQNYLAEHMSTDE; encoded by the coding sequence ATGAAAGGCGAGAAAAAAGTAATCGATGCCCTGAATGATGTACTCACAGCAGAATTAACAGCGATCAACATTTACTATCTGCATTACAAAATGCAGGAAGACTGGGGTTACGAAAAAATAGCGGCACATTCAAAAGAAGAATCAATGGGCGAAATGAAGCATGCCAATAAGATTATCGAGCGGATTCTTTTTCTGGATGGTGCGCCCAATATGGCACGCTACGATGAAATCCTGGTGGGCAACACGGTAGAGCAACAGTTGAAGAATCAATTAAAGATCGAAAACAACCACGTGCAAAGACTGCGCAAACACATCAAGCTCTGTTCAGAAAAGAGCGACTTTGGTACCAAGGAAATGCTGGATGAGATCCTGGTGGAAACCGAAGACTCAGTGGATTGGCTTGAGACTCAGTTCGTGCGTATCAAGGATGTTGGTATCCAGAATTACCTGGCAGAACATATGAGCACAGACGAGTAA
- a CDS encoding (2Fe-2S) ferredoxin domain-containing protein, translating to MSRGKKKIKICTGPGCKAWESEKISGHLAGMEDTIRKQGYEVYYVSCLNKCGGGACVQFNPGKRLFKLRKPQEASQIIPMEVKVAVA from the coding sequence ATGTCACGAGGAAAAAAGAAAATCAAAATCTGCACAGGCCCGGGTTGCAAAGCCTGGGAATCGGAAAAGATTTCGGGGCACCTGGCAGGAATGGAAGACACGATCCGCAAACAAGGATATGAAGTGTATTACGTTTCCTGCCTGAACAAGTGCGGCGGTGGAGCCTGCGTTCAGTTTAATCCCGGGAAGCGCTTGTTCAAGCTCAGAAAGCCACAGGAAGCAAGTCAAATCATCCCAATGGAAGTGAAAGTTGCAGTTGCTTAA
- a CDS encoding DUF2325 domain-containing protein produces MTVAILGGLDRLKNNYEKQAKNLGMDVRVFSRRVPNLPKRLQDVSGIVVFTGTISHPLVIEAVKVARSRGIPIERSHTSSISGLKRCLGEMSRKGLVS; encoded by the coding sequence ATGACGGTCGCAATTTTAGGCGGTTTGGACAGATTGAAAAATAATTATGAAAAACAGGCTAAAAATCTGGGAATGGATGTTCGGGTCTTTTCCCGCCGGGTTCCAAATCTTCCTAAACGGCTTCAGGATGTCAGCGGGATCGTGGTTTTTACAGGCACAATTTCCCACCCTCTTGTTATTGAAGCCGTTAAGGTTGCCCGGAGCCGTGGGATTCCAATTGAGAGGAGTCATACCAGTAGTATTTCAGGTCTCAAGCGTTGCCTTGGGGAGATGAGCCGGAAAGGATTGGTTTCATGA